One window of the Vigna radiata var. radiata cultivar VC1973A chromosome 1, Vradiata_ver6, whole genome shotgun sequence genome contains the following:
- the LOC106765220 gene encoding uncharacterized protein LOC106765220 isoform X1, with protein sequence MAEPLRSPVTPPKTTITDLDEDCMVNCAKYLSLRDVCNLAMTSPALKRLAYSDSIWQRFFREQWHQQFPLHWSGNGAREVYLARYAALRQFKFLDPFLLDLCARAKPCNHLLLCENSLFFSQGSLVKMMDLDGYLKRTTDFFHTLSDHKARITCMRLFPLNEVTSLFRGKTLGEEQSVLVTSSCDHSIRLWWKGSSLRCFRGHNGPVLSLSNKLLGEDCSKVLASGGEDGTVRLWSLSSSGGRGQRALKATLYGHEKPVNIMSIAGHKTSLLATISRDSKVRVWDTATATSSAAVRASFCVGMTSVPGTPVNMKCHESLLYVAAGSSVTAIDLRTMQKVVTAAIHQPNLCSFDAVPSKYLICTGGDGRAMLWDIRRNQQSLKPEPIAELDGHCGPVTLLYMDSYKIVTAGPKNANVNVWDVDTGVQTNSLLCSSNDVAGSGCDAMAVDGCRITTATSFEDYAVVCFRDFNSATNPVAKQENELTSKFWDSISDDD encoded by the exons ATGGCGGAGCCACTGCGGTCGCCGGTGACGCCGCCGAAAACAACGATAACCGATCTGGACGAGGACTGCATGGTTAACTGCGCCAAATACCTGAGCCTCCGAGACGTTTGCAATTTGGCGATGACATCCCCTGCTCTCAAACGCCTCGCCTATTCCGATTCCATCTGGCAACGCTTCTTCAG GGAGCAGTGGCATCAGCAGTTTCCTTTGCATTGGAGTGGAAACGGAGCGAGGGAGGTCTATCTGGCCAGATACGCTGCGTTGCGACAATTCAAGTTTCTCGACCCCTTCCTTCTCGATTTATGCGCGCGGGCTAAGCCTTGCAACCACTTGCTCCTCTGCGAAAATAGTCTTTTCTTCTCACAG GGTTCACTTGTGAAAATGATGGATTTGGATGGCTATCTGAAACGAACAACAGATTTTTTCCACACCTTAAGTGATCACAAAGCAAGAATCACTTGTATGAG GTTGTTTCCCCTTAATGAAGTGACTTCATTATTTCGAGGCAAAACACTAGGGGAGGAGCAAAGTGTTTTAGTTACCTCCAGCTGCGATCACTCCATTCGCCTGTGGTGGAAG GGTTCAAGCTTGAGGTGCTTTAGAGGCCACAACGGTCCTGTTTTGTCACTGTCAAATAAATTATTGGGTGAGGATTGCAGCAAAGTTTTAGCAAGTGGAGGAGAAGATGGTACTGTTCGACTATGGTCTCTTAGCTCGAGTGGTGGACGAGGACAACGTGCTTTGAAGGCCACACTTTATGGGCACGAAAAACCTGTAAATATAATGTCCATTGCTGG GCACAAAACTTCACTTTTGGCGACCATCTCAAGAGATTCTAAG GTGAGGGTATGGGATACTGCTACTGCTACATCATCTGCTGCTGTTCGTGCCTCCTTTTGTGTGGGCATGACTTCTGTTCCTGGTACGCCTGTAAACATGAAATGCCATGAATCACTATTATATGTGGCGGCTGGTTCCTCTGTCACTGCAATTGATTTAAGGACAATGCAGAAAGTTGTCACCGCAGCTATACATCAACCAAATTTGTGTTCATTTGATGCGGTtccttcaaaatatttaatatgcaCAGGTGGTGATGGCAG GGCAATGCTCTGGGATATTAGGAGAAATCAACAATCATTAAAGCCAGAGCCTATAGCTGAGTTGGATGGACATTGTGGACCAGTAACTTTACTGTACATGGATTCATACAAAATAGTTACTGCGGGGCCTAAAAATGCTAACGTGAATGTATGGGATGTGGACACGGGTGTACAAACAAATTCCTTGCTTTGCTCTTCAAATGATGTTGCCGGATCTGGCTGTGATGCCATGGCCGTAGATGGGTGTAGAATTACTACTGCTACCTCTTTTGAAGATTATGCTGTTGTGTGTTTCAGGGACTTCAACAGTGCTACCAATCCTGTTGCAAAACAAGAAAACGAACTGACATCAAAATTTTGGGACTCTATATCTGATGATGACTGA
- the LOC106765220 gene encoding uncharacterized protein LOC106765220 isoform X2: MAEPLRSPVTPPKTTITDLDEDCMVNCAKYLSLRDVCNLAMTSPALKRLAYSDSIWQRFFREQWHQQFPLHWSGNGAREVYLARYAALRQFKFLDPFLLDLCARAKPCNHLLLCENSLFFSQGSLVKMMDLDGYLKRTTDFFHTLSDHKARITCMRLFPLNEVTSLFRGKTLGEEQSVLVTSSCDHSIRLWWKGSSLRCFRGHNGPVLSLSNKLLGEDCSKVLASGGEDGTVRLWSLSSSGGRGQRALKATLYGHEKPVNIMSIAGHKTSLLATISRDSKVRVWDTATATSSAAVRASFCVGMTSVPGTPVNMKCHESLLYVAAGSSVTAIDLRTMQKVVTAAIHQPNLCSFDAVPSKYLICTGGDGRYDQLLFREKKLCCCCRSSKLGNALGY; encoded by the exons ATGGCGGAGCCACTGCGGTCGCCGGTGACGCCGCCGAAAACAACGATAACCGATCTGGACGAGGACTGCATGGTTAACTGCGCCAAATACCTGAGCCTCCGAGACGTTTGCAATTTGGCGATGACATCCCCTGCTCTCAAACGCCTCGCCTATTCCGATTCCATCTGGCAACGCTTCTTCAG GGAGCAGTGGCATCAGCAGTTTCCTTTGCATTGGAGTGGAAACGGAGCGAGGGAGGTCTATCTGGCCAGATACGCTGCGTTGCGACAATTCAAGTTTCTCGACCCCTTCCTTCTCGATTTATGCGCGCGGGCTAAGCCTTGCAACCACTTGCTCCTCTGCGAAAATAGTCTTTTCTTCTCACAG GGTTCACTTGTGAAAATGATGGATTTGGATGGCTATCTGAAACGAACAACAGATTTTTTCCACACCTTAAGTGATCACAAAGCAAGAATCACTTGTATGAG GTTGTTTCCCCTTAATGAAGTGACTTCATTATTTCGAGGCAAAACACTAGGGGAGGAGCAAAGTGTTTTAGTTACCTCCAGCTGCGATCACTCCATTCGCCTGTGGTGGAAG GGTTCAAGCTTGAGGTGCTTTAGAGGCCACAACGGTCCTGTTTTGTCACTGTCAAATAAATTATTGGGTGAGGATTGCAGCAAAGTTTTAGCAAGTGGAGGAGAAGATGGTACTGTTCGACTATGGTCTCTTAGCTCGAGTGGTGGACGAGGACAACGTGCTTTGAAGGCCACACTTTATGGGCACGAAAAACCTGTAAATATAATGTCCATTGCTGG GCACAAAACTTCACTTTTGGCGACCATCTCAAGAGATTCTAAG GTGAGGGTATGGGATACTGCTACTGCTACATCATCTGCTGCTGTTCGTGCCTCCTTTTGTGTGGGCATGACTTCTGTTCCTGGTACGCCTGTAAACATGAAATGCCATGAATCACTATTATATGTGGCGGCTGGTTCCTCTGTCACTGCAATTGATTTAAGGACAATGCAGAAAGTTGTCACCGCAGCTATACATCAACCAAATTTGTGTTCATTTGATGCGGTtccttcaaaatatttaatatgcaCAGGTGGTGATGGCAGGTATGATCAGTTACTATTTCGGGAGAAGAAACTTTGCTGTTGTTGCCGATCATCAAAATTA GGCAATGCTCTGGGATATTAG
- the LOC106773336 gene encoding uncharacterized protein LOC106773336: MWPSSAVGLWALCVVVVLATASSAAPIIGLDSFLSQQSRSDPHASNDSFLSLPSSIKGPLSLLSDISPSSLLSLSLPISLTLHLLGDFPPDAHSLLSDFLSAAAPTAFQVITPFDSHPLSHSLFLSHTLHLDITPSRSLSSLSSLLTQTLTSSIRSTPSSLRSPLLTIPHSTVDDIIQDHFRKQNPNPNPNHVHLYLLNLPPLSDPKPYAYTYSPGESSPAFTKCSGTFFTSGDRYFWIDLRAGPVDYGPAISGDGVIPRGEFHPLAAVHGRPKSSKAFAADLASLIWSAYNVFLAPSLRIPVPFENSLTVQFIHIHSDFDSTGSSGLDWKLIEKSLRFETDNSNNGLLLGDQRLSFKNYGIRFSECSICSFAIARSINSYTSRFLFDNYTLIVSEYLDSKRLHQILLDSGDELRKLAGVPEEDFGRVVPVYVFDLDYTSLLLLDRYHQSVAFKDMVIAVRTKNTQTVSDYSCNGRHVFTQTRELERPIVGSILQSMWGVSPTHLNWSPQHNETLVDYTWSMGQTPFGPFSEMLSLSFVQKDAARRNVLLTSLNYSITSAIDVLQSVETHGGAKNLLKQKQHVEFVQRWNFFKYKLNKAVSAMSHLDFEKALFYLRSSDHDLYAIHSIVYHASQEIEASLECFDDPPFPWGSVSVSASAFLALSYVYARRDKLFRNKRKQF; encoded by the coding sequence ATGTGGCCCTCCTCCGCCGTCGGCCTCTGGGCGCTGTGCGTGGTGGTGGTTCTGGCGACTGCGTCCTCCGCCGCACCAATCATCGGCCTAGACTCTTTCCTCAGCCAGCAATCCCGCAGCGACCCTCATGCTTCGAACGACTCCTTCCTCTCCCTTCCTTCCTCCATAAAAGGCCCTCTATCCCTCCTCTCCGACATCTCCCCCTCCTCCctcctctccctctccctcccCATCTCCCTCACTCTCCACCTCCTCGGCGACTTCCCCCCCGACGCCCACTCCCTCCTCTCCGACTTCCTCTCCGCCGCCGCCCCCACCGCCTTCCAAGTCATCACCCCCTTCGACTCCCACCCCCTCTCCCACTCCCTCTTCCTCTCCCACACCCTCCACCTCGACATAACCCCCTCCCGATCCCTCTCCTCCCTCTCCTCTCTCCTCACCCAAACCCTAACCTCAAGCATTCGCTCTACCCCTTCCTCTCTCCGTTCCCCTCTCCTCACCATTCCCCACTCCACCGTCGACGACATAATCCAAGACCACTTCCGCAAGCAAAACCCCAACCCCAACCCTAACCACGTCCACCTCTACCTCCTCAACCTCCCTCCCCTATCTGATCCCAAACCCTACGCCTACACCTACTCCCCCGGAGAATCCTCCCCCGCCTTCACCAAATGCTCCGGCACCTTCTTCACCTCCGGAGATCGCTACTTCTGGATCGACCTCCGCGCCGGTCCGGTTGACTACGGCCCCGCAATCTCCGGTGATGGCGTCATCCCCCGCGGCGAGTTTCACCCCCTCGCCGCCGTCCACGGCCGTCCCAAATCAAGCAAGGCCTTCGCCGCTGACCTCGCCTCCCTCATCTGGAGCGCCTACAATGTCTTCCTCGCTCCCTCCCTCCGGATACCTGTTCCGTTCGAGAATTCCCTCACCGTCCAGTTCATCCACATCCATAGCGATTTCGATAGCACGGGTAGCTCCGGCCTCGATTGGAAATTGATCGAGAAGAGCCTTAGGTTTGAGACTGATAACAGTAATAATGGATTGTTGTTAGGAGATCAGAGGTTGAGTTTTAAGAATTATGGAATTAGGTTTTCAGAGTGTTCGATTTGCTCGTTTGCTATTGCGAGGTCGATTAATTCGTATACCTCTAGgtttttgtttgataattatACTTTGATTGTGAGTGAGTATTTGGATTCGAAACGGTTGCACCAGATTTTGTTAGATTCTGGTGATGAGTTGAGGAAGCTGGCTGGCGTTCCGGAGGAGGATTTTGGTAGGGTTGTGCCTGTGTATGTTTTTGACTTGGATTACACTTCGTTGTTGTTGCTCGACCGGTATCATCAGTCGGTGGCGTTTAAGGACATGGTGATTGCAGTTAGGACGAAGAACACGCAGACTGTGAGTGATTATAGTTGCAATGGAAGGCATGTGTTCACGCAGACCAGGGAGCTTGAGCGCCCGATTGTTGGGTCGATTCTGCAGAGCATGTGGGGGGTGTCGCCGACGCATTTGAATTGGAGCCCCCAGCATAATGAGACTTTGGTGGATTATACATGGAGTATGGGGCAGACGCCATTTGGACCATTTTCTGAGATGTTGAGTTTGTCCTTTGTGCAGAAGGATGCTGCTAGGAGGAATGTTCTGTTGACGTCGCTGAATTACAGCATAACCAGTGCGATTGATGTTCTTCAGAGCGTCGAGACTCATGGTGGGGCAAAGAATCTGCTGAAGCAGAAGCAGCATGTGGAGTTTGTCCAGAGGTGGAACTTTTTCAAGTACAAGCTGAACAAGGCTGTTTCTGCGATGTCGCATTTGGATTTTGAGAAGGCTCTGTTTTACTTGAGGTCTTCTGATCATGATCTGTATGCCATTCATTCCATCGTCTATCACGCCTCGCAGGAAATAGAGGCCTCCCTTGAGTGCTTCGACGATCCTCCCTTTCCCTGGGGTTCCGTGTCAGTTTCTGCGTCCGCTTTCCTTGCTCTCTCCTATGTTTATGCAAGACGGGACAAACTTTTCAGGAACAAAAGGAAGCAATTTTGA